A window from Candidatus Eisenbacteria bacterium encodes these proteins:
- a CDS encoding ABC transporter permease: MNSSRPAGGDGLLGYINRLGRLVVNSVCDLGDMAILFFQILRSFPKLHRTVRLTLVQMKEMGINSMPLVIVTSLFTGGVAAVQAAYQFQDWIPLRYVGSVVGKSVLLELGPVLTGLVVGGRVGASIAAEIGTMKVTEQVDALESLAIDSIRFLALPRFVAGTIMLPVVVIFADFLALLGGYFAAVGSIGMSGHMFVDGIQIFFKMSDAWIGLIKSVVFGMVIALMGVYYGLRTEGGAEGVGQAATRAVVSSCLLILISDYILAEFLLNVVFT; the protein is encoded by the coding sequence ATGAACTCGAGTAGACCGGCGGGGGGCGACGGATTGCTGGGCTACATCAACAGGCTGGGCCGCTTGGTCGTGAACTCCGTCTGCGACCTCGGCGACATGGCGATCCTCTTCTTCCAAATCCTCCGCTCCTTTCCCAAGCTGCACCGAACCGTGCGGCTCACCCTCGTTCAGATGAAGGAGATGGGCATCAACTCGATGCCGCTGGTGATCGTGACGAGCCTCTTCACGGGCGGCGTCGCGGCGGTGCAGGCGGCGTACCAGTTTCAGGACTGGATCCCTCTCCGCTACGTCGGCTCGGTGGTGGGGAAATCGGTGCTCCTCGAGCTGGGTCCGGTGCTGACCGGGCTCGTGGTGGGAGGCCGGGTGGGCGCGTCCATCGCGGCCGAGATCGGCACTATGAAGGTGACCGAACAGGTGGACGCCCTCGAATCGCTCGCCATCGACTCGATCCGTTTTCTCGCGCTTCCCCGGTTCGTGGCCGGCACGATCATGCTCCCGGTGGTGGTGATCTTCGCGGATTTCCTGGCCCTCCTGGGCGGCTACTTCGCCGCCGTCGGCTCGATCGGCATGTCGGGGCATATGTTCGTGGACGGCATACAGATCTTTTTCAAGATGAGCGACGCGTGGATCGGCCTGATCAAGTCGGTCGTCTTCGGCATGGTGATCGCGCTGATGGGCGTGTACTACGGGTTGCGCACCGAGGGGGGCGCCGAAGGGGTGGGCCAGGCGGCCACCCGGGCGGTGGTTTCCTCTTGCCTGCTCATCCTGATTTCCGACTACATCCTGGCGGAGTTCCTGTTGAATGTGGTTTTCACCTAA
- a CDS encoding trypsin-like peptidase domain-containing protein, translating to MWFSPKTKVVAGVSSGARVVAILLTLGALAAGLFLRFREAPVATPPEPPPATDDLPGRVEEIARSVVLVWYQTAGGWANCGTAFAVDGEGRLLTCSHLVHGRETVTVTMPAPEGERNVRARVIAEDPNVDAALLLMEEAPPPPVRLGRSDGVRVGEEVGFVGYPLGYTVNAHVTPTLTMGHVAAKPNWRVRADSPRIPMIQVDASIAVGNSGSPLFRAGTGEVVGMMKSQLRVPGQILEREDLLGWVETIPEELAPHAGIGLALPIDQLKDFLERNGVHR from the coding sequence ATGTGGTTTTCACCTAAAACGAAAGTGGTGGCGGGCGTCTCCTCCGGCGCTCGTGTCGTGGCGATTCTGCTGACGCTGGGGGCGCTCGCCGCGGGCCTGTTCCTCCGTTTCCGCGAAGCCCCCGTCGCGACGCCCCCCGAGCCGCCCCCCGCCACGGACGATCTCCCCGGGCGGGTGGAGGAGATCGCCCGCAGCGTGGTGCTGGTTTGGTATCAGACCGCCGGCGGATGGGCGAACTGCGGCACCGCTTTCGCGGTGGACGGCGAGGGTCGGCTGCTCACCTGTTCCCACCTGGTGCATGGACGGGAGACGGTGACGGTGACGATGCCGGCGCCGGAGGGGGAGAGAAACGTGCGCGCCCGGGTGATCGCCGAGGACCCGAACGTGGACGCCGCGCTTCTCCTTATGGAAGAGGCGCCGCCGCCGCCGGTGCGGCTCGGGCGATCCGACGGCGTGCGCGTGGGCGAGGAGGTCGGCTTCGTCGGCTATCCCCTCGGCTACACGGTGAACGCCCACGTGACGCCGACGCTCACCATGGGACACGTCGCCGCCAAGCCGAACTGGAGGGTTCGGGCGGACTCGCCGCGGATTCCGATGATCCAGGTGGACGCGTCCATCGCCGTGGGGAACAGCGGCAGCCCGCTTTTCCGGGCCGGCACGGGCGAGGTGGTGGGGATGATGAAATCCCAGCTCCGCGTGCCGGGCCAGATCTTGGAGCGGGAGGATCTGCTCGGCTGGGTGGAGACGATTCCCGAGGAACTCGCCCCCCACGCCGGCATCGGGCTCGCGCTCCCCATCGATCAGCTCAAGGATTTTCTGGAGAGGAACGGGGTCCATCGGTGA
- a CDS encoding uracil-DNA glycosylase, giving the protein MEESAVDLLRRWARQQVEFGYPDPIVTRGGAAEAEPAAGKGGLDAVREELGDCARCPLHERRTHLVFGDGDPRAGILFVGEAPGADEDRIGRPFVGRSGQLLDKIFAAAGIRRDEVYITNVVKCRPPGNRDPEAEEIVTCLPFLMRQIECVRPELICCLGRFAAQTLLQRPDPLGRLRGRWHDWEGMRLLCTYHPSACLRNPQYKRPVWEDFQMLRDAYREIRPARPAE; this is encoded by the coding sequence ATGGAAGAGAGCGCCGTCGATCTGTTGCGCCGCTGGGCGCGGCAGCAGGTGGAGTTCGGTTATCCGGACCCGATCGTGACGCGCGGCGGCGCGGCGGAGGCGGAACCCGCCGCCGGGAAGGGCGGGCTGGACGCCGTCCGGGAGGAACTGGGCGACTGCGCGCGCTGCCCCCTTCACGAACGCCGCACCCACCTCGTTTTCGGCGACGGCGACCCGCGCGCGGGCATCCTTTTCGTAGGCGAGGCGCCCGGCGCCGACGAAGACCGGATCGGGCGTCCCTTCGTCGGGCGTTCCGGCCAGCTTCTCGACAAGATCTTCGCCGCCGCGGGCATCCGCCGGGATGAGGTCTACATCACGAATGTGGTAAAATGCCGACCGCCCGGCAACCGGGACCCGGAGGCGGAGGAGATCGTCACCTGTCTGCCCTTCCTCATGCGGCAGATCGAGTGCGTCCGCCCCGAGTTGATCTGTTGCCTGGGACGATTCGCCGCCCAGACCCTGCTGCAGCGGCCCGACCCGCTCGGCAGGCTCCGGGGCCGCTGGCACGATTGGGAGGGGATGCGGCTGCTCTGCACCTATCACCCCTCCGCGTGTCTTCGCAACCCGCAATACAAGCGTCCGGTCTGGGAGGATTTCCAGATGCTCCGCGACGCGTATCGCGAAATACGGCCGGCCCGGCCGGCGGAATGA
- the coaBC gene encoding bifunctional phosphopantothenoylcysteine decarboxylase/phosphopantothenate--cysteine ligase CoaBC produces MRISGKKILIGVTGGVAAYKALETARLLVKEGALCQAVLTKDAARLVRPESFEAITGRKAACDLWEDERAFRPAVPFGPESRPIHIALAQDADLFLVAPATANVMAKMAAGVADDLLTTAYLAATCPVVVAPAMNKFMWLHPATQRNEERLRRDGVHIVDPDEGELACGYEGVGRLASPERIVRFVTDILSPDGELAGKKILITAGRTEEPIDPVRVITNRSSGRMGVALARAGLRRGAEVVFLSGALSVPPPEGIWLVDTPTAERMTKATLDIGPSCDVVVMAAAVGDYRPKKVETEKVKRSGPRTLELEPTRDILAALSGSRGSIRVLVGFALEMNEEEQRAREKLERKGLDLIVANRPEVPEGGIGKDSTEAILIGKDGFREEVPLSSKDVLAERIMDRVAYLLRNANAG; encoded by the coding sequence TTGCGGATTAGCGGGAAGAAGATCCTGATCGGCGTCACCGGAGGCGTGGCGGCTTACAAGGCTCTCGAGACGGCGCGCCTTCTCGTGAAGGAGGGGGCGCTCTGCCAGGCCGTGCTGACCAAGGACGCGGCGCGCCTTGTGCGGCCCGAGAGCTTCGAGGCGATCACCGGACGCAAGGCGGCCTGCGACCTGTGGGAGGACGAGCGCGCCTTTCGCCCCGCCGTTCCCTTCGGTCCGGAGTCGCGGCCGATCCACATCGCCCTCGCCCAGGACGCCGATCTCTTTCTCGTGGCGCCGGCCACCGCGAACGTGATGGCCAAGATGGCCGCCGGCGTCGCCGACGATCTGCTCACCACCGCCTATCTCGCCGCCACCTGCCCGGTGGTGGTCGCGCCGGCGATGAACAAGTTCATGTGGCTTCACCCGGCCACGCAGAGGAACGAGGAGCGTCTCCGCAGGGACGGCGTGCACATCGTCGACCCCGACGAGGGAGAGCTGGCCTGCGGGTATGAAGGGGTGGGGCGGCTCGCGTCGCCGGAGAGGATCGTCCGCTTCGTCACCGATATTCTCTCCCCCGACGGTGAGCTGGCGGGGAAGAAGATCCTGATCACCGCCGGCCGCACCGAGGAGCCGATCGATCCGGTGCGGGTGATCACCAACCGCTCCAGCGGGCGGATGGGTGTCGCCCTCGCCCGCGCGGGCCTGCGCCGGGGCGCGGAGGTCGTCTTTCTCTCCGGCGCCCTCTCCGTGCCGCCGCCGGAGGGGATCTGGCTCGTGGACACGCCTACGGCGGAACGGATGACGAAGGCGACCCTCGACATCGGCCCCTCCTGCGACGTGGTGGTGATGGCGGCGGCGGTGGGCGACTACCGGCCCAAAAAGGTGGAGACGGAGAAGGTGAAGAGATCCGGTCCGCGCACCCTCGAGCTGGAGCCGACCCGGGACATCCTCGCGGCGCTCTCCGGCTCGCGCGGCTCGATCCGCGTGCTGGTCGGTTTCGCCCTCGAGATGAACGAGGAGGAGCAGCGCGCGCGGGAGAAGCTGGAGAGGAAGGGACTCGACCTGATCGTCGCCAACCGCCCCGAGGTGCCGGAAGGAGGGATCGGCAAGGACTCCACCGAGGCGATCCTGATCGGGAAGGACGGCTTCCGCGAGGAGGTCCCCCTCTCATCGAAGGACGTCCTCGCCGAACGGATCATGGACCGGGTCGCCTATCTGCTCAGGAACGCGAACGCCGGGTAG
- the dnaB gene encoding replicative DNA helicase, whose product MAQPAKSARKADAYDRVPPQAIEAERAVLGAVLLDGEAITRVLDFLDSGAFYRDAHRKIFDAAISLYERNEAIDLITIADEMKRAGTLDEAGGRLYLSSLLDEVATSANVTYHSGLVLEKSILRRLIRTGTEIVQQGYEGGGDVQELLDRAEQSIFDISESRITRGFEPIRNVVKPVFAEAQAVAHGERGRTGILSGYPDLDSLLTGFQRSDLIIVAGRPSMGKTAFCLNVAQNVAIDGKQPVAVFSLEMAREQLVHRLLCSEARVDSHALRNGYVPHRDWPNLTQAASLLSEAPIYIDDTPSLTVLEMRSRARRLHKEVGLGLVIIDYLQLIDSHKRTESRQQEISQISRSLKALAKEIGVPVVALSQLSRAVENRPGKHRPVLSDLRESGAIEQDADVVLFLYRPEVYDNTPENEGKAELIVGKQRNGPLGVVHLTFIKNYTRFESVTTRMLDEPVDELE is encoded by the coding sequence ATGGCGCAGCCGGCGAAATCGGCGAGGAAGGCCGACGCCTACGACCGGGTCCCTCCGCAGGCGATCGAAGCGGAGCGGGCGGTCCTGGGCGCCGTCCTTCTCGACGGGGAGGCGATCACCCGCGTCCTCGATTTTTTGGACTCGGGCGCGTTCTACCGTGACGCGCACCGCAAAATCTTCGACGCCGCCATCTCCCTCTACGAGAGGAACGAGGCGATCGACCTGATCACCATCGCGGACGAGATGAAACGCGCCGGCACTCTCGATGAAGCGGGCGGACGGCTCTACCTTTCGTCGCTCCTCGACGAGGTGGCGACCAGCGCGAACGTGACTTACCACAGCGGGCTGGTGCTGGAGAAGTCGATCCTCCGCCGCCTCATCCGAACCGGTACGGAGATCGTGCAGCAGGGTTACGAAGGGGGCGGCGACGTGCAGGAGCTGCTCGACCGCGCGGAGCAGTCGATCTTCGACATCTCCGAGAGCCGGATCACGCGCGGCTTCGAGCCGATCCGGAACGTGGTGAAGCCGGTCTTCGCGGAGGCGCAGGCGGTGGCCCACGGCGAGCGCGGCCGCACCGGCATTCTCTCCGGCTACCCCGACCTCGATTCTCTTCTCACCGGTTTTCAGAGGAGCGATCTCATCATCGTCGCCGGCCGCCCCTCCATGGGGAAGACCGCCTTCTGCCTCAACGTGGCGCAGAACGTGGCGATCGACGGCAAACAACCGGTGGCGGTCTTCAGTCTCGAGATGGCGAGGGAACAGCTCGTCCACCGGCTCCTCTGCTCCGAGGCGCGCGTGGACAGCCACGCCCTCCGCAACGGCTACGTGCCGCACCGGGATTGGCCGAATCTGACTCAGGCGGCCAGCCTCCTCTCCGAGGCGCCGATCTACATCGACGACACCCCCAGCCTGACCGTGCTGGAGATGCGCTCCCGGGCGCGCCGCCTCCACAAGGAGGTCGGTCTCGGCCTGGTGATCATCGACTATCTTCAGCTCATCGATTCCCACAAGCGGACCGAGAGCCGCCAGCAGGAGATCTCCCAAATCTCCCGCTCCCTGAAGGCGCTCGCCAAGGAGATCGGCGTTCCGGTGGTCGCCCTTTCCCAGCTCTCTCGGGCCGTGGAGAACCGTCCGGGGAAGCACAGACCCGTGCTCTCCGACCTCCGCGAGTCCGGCGCGATCGAACAGGACGCGGACGTGGTTCTTTTCCTCTACCGTCCCGAGGTGTACGACAACACGCCGGAAAACGAAGGGAAGGCGGAGCTGATCGTCGGCAAGCAGAGAAACGGCCCGCTCGGAGTGGTGCATCTCACCTTCATCAAGAACTACACGCGCTTCGAGAGCGTGACCACGCGGATGCTCGACGAGCCGGTGGATGAACTCGAGTAG
- a CDS encoding YicC family protein: MPVSSMTGYGLWETRVSGLSVSVEIRSVNHRYLEPSIRLPGPLLSSEQRVRELLQARLDRGRVSLTVELNSRDGMETLEPDEARIRAYLDLARRLKKKYNVPGEADLDTILRLPDVMVRRTREIREKELWPLVEKGIGRALDNMIRMRRREGRTLEKDLRARIRAIRAALQRVERRSTGRPGRAAADLRARIEKILEGTAVSEERMANEAAFLADRLDTTEEIVRARSHLDQFLVFMSEGGPVGRKLNFLLQELHREINTVGSKVNDAEIAREVVGLKEEVERLREQVQNLE, from the coding sequence ATGCCCGTTTCCAGCATGACCGGCTACGGCCTTTGGGAAACGAGAGTCTCCGGCCTTTCCGTATCCGTCGAGATTCGTTCGGTCAATCACCGGTACCTCGAGCCGTCGATCCGGCTCCCCGGCCCGCTTCTCTCCTCGGAGCAGCGCGTGCGGGAGTTGTTGCAGGCCAGGCTCGACAGAGGACGCGTTTCCCTCACGGTGGAGCTGAACAGCCGGGACGGCATGGAGACGCTCGAACCGGACGAGGCGCGCATCCGCGCCTATCTCGATCTGGCCCGGAGGCTGAAGAAGAAATACAACGTCCCGGGAGAGGCGGATCTGGACACGATCCTCCGCCTTCCCGACGTGATGGTGCGCCGCACCCGGGAGATCCGCGAGAAGGAGCTGTGGCCTCTCGTCGAGAAGGGGATCGGCAGGGCGCTCGACAACATGATCCGCATGCGCCGGCGCGAAGGGCGGACATTGGAGAAGGATCTGCGCGCGAGAATTCGCGCGATCCGCGCCGCTCTCCAGCGTGTGGAGCGCCGTTCCACCGGCCGGCCGGGGCGCGCCGCCGCCGACCTGCGCGCCCGCATCGAGAAGATCCTCGAAGGCACGGCGGTCAGCGAGGAGCGGATGGCGAACGAGGCCGCGTTCCTCGCCGACCGTCTCGACACGACCGAAGAGATCGTCCGCGCCCGCTCCCACCTGGATCAGTTCCTCGTCTTTATGAGCGAGGGCGGGCCGGTGGGACGGAAGCTGAATTTCCTCCTCCAGGAGCTGCACCGTGAGATCAACACCGTCGGGTCCAAGGTGAACGACGCGGAGATCGCCCGCGAGGTGGTCGGCCTCAAGGAGGAGGTGGAGCGGCTCCGGGAACAGGTGCAGAACCTGGAGTAA
- the gmk gene encoding guanylate kinase produces MVERKSGFPLVIAGPSGAGKTTLARVLVEREEGLRFSVSDTSRPIRGSERDGVDYHFLGEAAFRRRIEEDAYAEWALVHGDYYGTPRAEIDGPTALGETVVLDIDVQGSEQIRARYPGAVGVFIVPPSVEVMEKRLRGRGTEEETRIRRRIEDARVEMRRKFEFDYIVINDDLDAAIETIRAIVRAERWRSARLKDATGDSGRPERKQGDPS; encoded by the coding sequence ATGGTCGAGCGGAAGAGCGGATTCCCCCTGGTGATCGCCGGGCCCTCCGGCGCCGGAAAGACGACGCTCGCGCGGGTGCTCGTGGAGCGGGAAGAGGGGCTTCGTTTCTCCGTCTCCGACACATCGCGCCCGATCCGCGGAAGCGAGCGGGACGGGGTGGATTACCACTTTCTCGGTGAGGCGGCCTTCCGCCGCCGCATCGAGGAGGACGCCTACGCCGAGTGGGCGCTGGTGCACGGCGACTACTACGGGACGCCCCGCGCCGAGATCGACGGGCCGACGGCCCTCGGTGAAACGGTGGTCCTCGATATCGACGTGCAGGGGAGCGAGCAGATCCGCGCGCGCTATCCCGGCGCGGTCGGCGTCTTCATCGTCCCCCCCTCCGTGGAGGTGATGGAGAAGCGGCTCCGGGGGCGCGGCACCGAAGAAGAGACTCGAATCCGAAGACGGATCGAGGACGCCCGCGTGGAGATGCGGCGCAAGTTCGAGTTCGACTATATCGTGATCAACGACGACCTGGACGCCGCCATCGAGACGATCCGCGCCATCGTGCGGGCCGAGCGTTGGCGAAGCGCCAGGCTGAAAGACGCGACCGGCGATTCGGGCCGGCCGGAACGGAAACAAGGAGATCCTTCTTGA
- a CDS encoding DUF814 domain-containing protein, producing the protein MNAPALYLLARALGGRLSGSAFRYALQADGIDGPAPVYLLRFELPAGTLALSLRPGAPAAALLAKGESPAGSRTPAANRLDDFFGGGRVVSVTTPGVDRSFTLECEDGKALRAELFGGRPRLTALDETGRALFTLPEGTRAGSAPGAAAPPLPGMDRPDPLTFDPESITAEDAAPDGIGAFLRRATRGMPQEWAEEVAAAIPAEGAPEERRRAAVEAWRDLADALRGGGSAGVFLYERKGRPLLSAVPLPRTGGEGRAFASIEEGAAALWRETEGASRGVEALGRVRAAVTAERKKLRRLLENLERELAVAERHPEARRRGEILSIHFQRLERGMDRVSLPDPYEGGEIEIDLDPKKGPRENIERWFRAARKGERATPILRRRVEDAKGKLAEAEALIAETEDAVDEADAERLLARARPLLGEERPEKAWEKRARRPKERKLPIRPREYALAGGYTALVGRDNKENDLLTMKFARPGDLFLHAGQSPGSHVILLRDDPKKPVPSETLLQAAALAAHYSRARHASKVPVIYTERRYVRKPKGAPPGRVSCEREKTLFVEPGLPAGDS; encoded by the coding sequence ATGAACGCCCCTGCTCTGTACCTTTTGGCGCGCGCCCTGGGCGGAAGGCTCAGCGGCTCCGCGTTCCGTTACGCCCTCCAGGCGGACGGAATCGACGGTCCGGCGCCGGTTTACCTTCTTCGCTTCGAACTCCCCGCCGGGACGCTCGCCCTCTCGCTCCGGCCGGGCGCGCCGGCGGCGGCCCTTCTCGCCAAGGGGGAGAGCCCCGCGGGATCCCGGACTCCCGCGGCGAATCGTCTCGACGATTTTTTCGGGGGTGGGCGCGTCGTGAGCGTCACCACGCCGGGCGTGGACCGTTCCTTCACCCTCGAATGCGAGGACGGTAAAGCGCTCCGCGCGGAACTGTTCGGCGGACGGCCGCGGCTGACGGCGCTGGACGAGACCGGCCGCGCGCTCTTCACGCTCCCGGAGGGAACGCGCGCCGGGAGTGCGCCGGGAGCCGCCGCGCCGCCGCTCCCCGGCATGGACCGCCCGGACCCTCTCACCTTCGACCCGGAGAGCATCACCGCCGAAGACGCGGCGCCGGACGGGATCGGCGCCTTCCTGAGAAGGGCGACGCGGGGGATGCCGCAGGAGTGGGCGGAGGAGGTCGCCGCGGCGATCCCCGCGGAGGGCGCGCCGGAGGAGAGACGGCGAGCGGCGGTCGAGGCGTGGCGCGATCTGGCGGACGCGCTTCGCGGCGGCGGCTCGGCGGGCGTCTTTCTCTATGAAAGAAAAGGGCGGCCTCTCCTTTCGGCGGTTCCCCTTCCGCGGACCGGCGGCGAGGGAAGAGCCTTCGCGTCGATCGAGGAGGGGGCGGCGGCGCTCTGGCGGGAGACGGAAGGAGCGAGCCGCGGGGTGGAAGCGCTCGGCCGCGTGCGCGCGGCGGTTACCGCGGAGAGAAAGAAGCTCCGCCGGCTGCTGGAGAACCTGGAGAGGGAGCTGGCCGTGGCGGAGCGCCACCCGGAGGCGCGGCGGCGCGGCGAGATACTGAGCATCCACTTCCAACGTCTGGAGAGGGGGATGGACCGTGTGAGCCTCCCCGATCCCTACGAGGGCGGGGAGATCGAGATCGACCTCGATCCCAAGAAGGGGCCGCGGGAGAACATCGAGAGGTGGTTCCGGGCGGCGCGGAAGGGAGAGAGGGCGACGCCGATCCTGCGGCGGCGCGTGGAGGATGCGAAGGGGAAACTCGCCGAGGCGGAGGCGCTGATCGCGGAGACGGAAGACGCGGTGGACGAGGCGGACGCGGAGCGCCTTCTCGCGCGGGCCCGTCCCCTCCTCGGCGAAGAACGCCCCGAAAAGGCGTGGGAGAAGCGGGCGCGCCGGCCGAAGGAGAGGAAGCTGCCGATCCGTCCCCGCGAGTACGCCCTCGCCGGAGGCTACACCGCCCTCGTCGGCCGCGACAACAAGGAGAACGACCTTTTAACGATGAAGTTCGCCCGTCCGGGCGATCTGTTTTTGCACGCGGGGCAATCCCCCGGCTCCCACGTTATTCTCCTTCGGGACGACCCCAAGAAGCCGGTGCCGTCGGAGACGCTCCTGCAGGCGGCGGCGCTCGCCGCGCACTACTCGCGTGCGCGCCACGCGTCGAAAGTGCCGGTGATCTATACGGAGAGGCGCTACGTGAGAAAGCCGAAAGGAGCCCCTCCGGGGCGGGTCTCCTGCGAGCGGGAGAAGACTCTCTTCGTCGAACCGGGGCTGCCGGCCGGGGATTCGTGA